A window of Hymenobacter aerilatus contains these coding sequences:
- a CDS encoding MarR family winged helix-turn-helix transcriptional regulator yields the protein MSNVFKINTEEWIVRALVSEPVRKSTAAKHGLRPSHLQALMALYSLTQREMIAVTPGELYASTPTSPTLLRSYVWVLVLKGFVQRSRDARGRARLSLTVAGKLLMTEHARKLKRAAERYLAA from the coding sequence ATGTCCAACGTGTTCAAAATCAACACAGAAGAATGGATTGTGCGGGCGCTAGTTAGTGAGCCAGTGCGCAAAAGCACAGCCGCGAAGCACGGTCTACGCCCTAGCCATTTACAGGCCCTGATGGCTCTCTATTCACTGACTCAGCGCGAAATGATAGCCGTTACCCCCGGCGAATTGTACGCCAGCACCCCGACTAGCCCAACGCTGCTACGCTCCTACGTTTGGGTGTTGGTGCTGAAGGGATTCGTGCAACGGAGCCGAGATGCCAGGGGCCGCGCGCGGCTTAGCCTAACGGTAGCGGGTAAGCTATTAATGACTGAGCACGCTCGTAAATTGAAACGGGCGGCCGAGCGCTACCTAGCAGCATAG
- a CDS encoding helix-turn-helix domain-containing protein, with translation MNNPFATLEEWLRRIEANQNELLQRLNAPQPNLPEVGGIELACEVLRLSKPRIYALVSERSIPHMKRGNRLTFSRSELLNWVKAGSRQVSAQ, from the coding sequence ATGAATAACCCATTTGCGACCCTAGAAGAGTGGCTTCGCCGTATCGAAGCGAACCAAAACGAGTTGCTCCAACGGCTGAATGCTCCCCAACCCAACCTGCCCGAAGTTGGTGGGATTGAACTGGCCTGTGAGGTGCTACGACTAAGCAAGCCACGTATATACGCTCTTGTTTCAGAGCGAAGCATTCCGCACATGAAGCGAGGTAACCGCTTGACGTTCAGTCGTAGCGAATTATTGAATTGGGTCAAGGCAGGCAGTCGGCAAGTATCTGCGCAATGA